In Neofelis nebulosa isolate mNeoNeb1 chromosome 7, mNeoNeb1.pri, whole genome shotgun sequence, the following proteins share a genomic window:
- the FOS gene encoding protein c-Fos — translation MMFSGFNADYEASSSRCSSASPAGDNLSYYHSPADSFSSMGSPVNAQDFCTDLAVSSANFIPTVTAISTSPDLQWLVQPTLVSSVAPSQTRAPHPYGVPAPSAGAYSRAGVVKTVTAGGRAQSIGRRGKVEQLSPEEEEKRRIRRERNKMAAAKCRNRRRELTDTLQAETDQLEDEKSALQTEIANLLKEKEKLEFILAAHRPACKIPDDLGFPEEMSVASLDLSGGLPEAATPESEEAFTLPLLNDPEPKPSVEPVKSISSMELKAEPFDDFLFPASSRPSGSETARSVPDMDLSGSFYAADWEPLHGGSLGMGPMATELEPLCTPVVTCTPSCTTYTSSFVFTYPEADSFPSCGAAHRKGSSSNEPSSDSLSSPTLLAL, via the exons ATGATGTTCTCTGGCTTCAACGCCGACTACGAGGCGTCCTCCTCCCGCTGCAGCAGCGCCTCCCCGGCCGGGGACAATCTCTCCTACTACCACTCACCGGCCGACTCCTTCTCCAGCATGGGCTCTCCTGTCAATGCGCAG GACTTCTGCACGGATCTGGCCGTCTCCAGCGCCAACTTTATCCCAACGGTGACTGCCATCTCCACCAGCCCGGACCTGCAGTGGCTGGTGCAGCCCACCCTGGTCTCCTCCGTGGCTCCTTCTCAGAccagagccccccacccctatggagtccccgccccctccgccgGGGCTTACTCCAGGGCTGGAGTCGTGAAGACCGTGACCGCAGGAGGCCGAGCTCAGAGCATTGGCAGGAGGGGCAAAGTGGAACAG ttgtccccagaagaagaagagaaaaggagaatccGAAGGGAAAGGAATAAGATGGCTGCGGCCAAGTGCCGGAACCGGAGGCGGGAGCTCACGGATACGCTGCAAGCG GAGACAGACCAACTAGAAGATGAGAAGTCTGCTTTGCAGACTGAGATTGCCAACCtgctgaaggagaaggaaaaactaGAGTTCATCCTGGCAGCTCACCGACCCGCCTGCAAGATCCCCGATGACCTGGGCTTCCCGGAAGAGATGTCTGTGGCTTCCCTAGATCTGAGCGGGGGCCTGCCGGAAGCTGCCACCCCCGAGTCGGAGGAGGCTTTcaccctgcccctcctcaacGATCCTGAGCCCAAGCCCTCCGTGGAGCCGGTCAAGAGCATCAGCAGCATGGAGCTGAAGGCCGAGCCCTTTGATGACTTCCTGTTCCCAGCATCGTCCAGGCCCAGCGGCTCTGAGACCGCCCGCTCTGTGCCAGACATGGACCTGTCTGGTTCCTTCTATGCAGCAGACTGGGAGCCCCTGCATGGTGGCTCCCTGGGGATGGGGCCCATGGCCACAGAGCTGGAGCCTCTGTGCACCCCGGTGGTCACCTGTACTCCTAGCTGCACTACTTACACGTCTTCCTTCGTCTTCACCTACCCTGAGGCTGACTCCTTCCCCAGCTGTGGGGCTGCTCACCGCAAGGGCAGCAGCAGCAACGAACCCTCCTCTGACTCGCTCAGCTCACCCACGCTGCTGGCCCTGTGA